A single Rattus norvegicus strain BN/NHsdMcwi chromosome 5, GRCr8, whole genome shotgun sequence DNA region contains:
- the Xkr8 gene encoding XK-related protein 8 yields the protein MPLSVHPQVALDVVIGLVSTLSFLLDLVADLWAVVQYVLVGRYLWAALVVVLLGQASVLLQLFSWLWLTADPTELHQLQPSRRFLALLHLLQLGYLYRCLHGMRQGLSMCCQEVPSECDLAYADFLSLDISMLRLFESFLEATPQLTLVLAIVLQSGNAEYYQWFGISSSFLGISWALLDYHRSLRTCLPSKPRLGWCSSAVYFLWNLLLLGPRICAIATFSVVFPYCLALHFLSLWLVLLYWVWLQDTKFMPNSNGEWLYRVTVALILYFSWFNVSGGRTRGRATIHLGFILSDSVLLVTTSWVTDSTWLPGGVLLWAALGGACFSLGLVLRMIYYLRLHPSCSWEPDFVDGTLRLLPPERPPKLIYNRRATRLAQNFFAKLKTQAALPQAVQLNGVL from the exons ATGCCTCTGTCCGTGCACCCCCAAGTGGCCTTAGACGTGGTCATAGGTCTGGTGAGTACCTTGTCTTTCCTGTTGGACCTGGTCGCCGACCTGTGGGCCGTCGTCCAGTACGTGCTCGTTGGCCGTTACCTGTGGGCCGCGCTGGTAGTGGTGCTGCTGGGCCAAGCCTCGGTGCTGCTGCAGCTCTTCAGCTGGCTCTGGCTGACAGCTGACCCCACCGAGCTGCACCAGTTGCAGCCCTCGCGTCGTTTCCTGGCTCTGCTGCACCTGCTGCAGCTCGGCTACCTGTATAG GTGCCTGCACGGAATGCGGCAGGGACTGTCCATGTGCTGCCAGGAGGTACCGTCTGAATGTGACCTGGCCTATGCTGACTTCCTCTCCCTGGACATCAGCATGCTGCGGCTTTTTGAGAGCTTCTTGGAGGCGACCCCACAGCTCACGCTGGTGCTGGCCATCGTGTTGCAGAGTGGAAATGCCGAATACTACCAGT GGTTTGGCATCAGCTCATCCTTTCTGGGCATCTCGTGGGCATTGCTGGACTACCATCGGTCCTTGCGCACCTGCCTCCCCTCCAAGCCGCGCCTGGGCTGGTGCTCCTCTGCGGTCTACTTCCTGTGGAACCTGCTGCTGTTGGGGCCCCGGATCTGTGCCATCGCCACGTTCTCGGTCGTCTTTCCCTACTGCTTGGCCCTGCATTTCCTCAGCCTGTGGCTGGTGCTGTTGTACTGGGTCTGGCTTCAAGACACGAAGTTTATGCCAAACTCTAATGGCGAGTGGCTATACCGGGTGACGGTGGCGCTCATCCTTTATTTCTCCTGGTTCAATGTGTCTGGGGGTCGCACTCGAGGCCGGGCCACTATCCACCTGGGCTTCATCCTCAGTGACAGTGTTCTGCTTGTCACCACCTCCTGGGTGACAGATAGTACCTGGTTGCCCGGTGGGGTCTTATTGTGGGCGGCTTTAGGCGGCGCCTGCTTCTCCCTGGGACTGGTTTTGCGTATGATCTACTACCTCCGGCTGCACCCTAGCTGCAGCTGGGAACCCGACTTTGTGGATGGGACCCTAAGACTCCTCCCTCCCGAGCGTCCTCCAAAGCTGATTTATAACAGGCGTGCCACTCGGTTAGCACAGAACTTCTTTGCCAAGCTCAAAACCCAGGCCGCCCTGCCACAGGCGGTACAGCTGAACGGAGTCCTCTGA